A genomic segment from Chitinophaga flava encodes:
- a CDS encoding transglycosylase domain-containing protein — MKKSVKILWRVAFGILALFVLLILLVNFRVIGNMPSMEELENPRAALASEVIADDGTILGKYYQVDRSSSDYNEISKNVINALIATEETRFYQNSGIDAKGTMAIPFYLLIGKKRGSSTITQQLALNLQADNLGKQRATNPLSRAFQKLQEWIIAVKLERNFTKQEILTLYLNTVAFGDNVYGIENGARTFFSKDAGHLSIEEAAILVGMLKGNTLYNPRRNPQMALARRNTVIDNMVDANFITSAEAAAAKSKPIVLHYNKIDHNKGLAPYFREVLRDEVKTWCKNHNKADGTPYNLYRDGLKIYTTINPRMQLYAEEAVARHLQTLQKYLSSQHDVKSGSVWKKWPQYLDKYTKESDRYKAMKDDEASDEEITKAFNTPTKMKVFAWKSFSEPDLNEMDTVMTPLDSIKYMRAVLQAGFMAMDPESGEVKAWVGGPDFRYFKNDHVAKTRRQVGSTFKPFLYCFAIMNGMSPSTMLPNEPITIGNWTLTRNSEGSVGGSISMAGALARSLNLVSAYLIKQIGAKAFADFAQNKIGFTSKIEPYPSIALGVSEISLYEMLQAYTMFPARGINTKPIYITRIEDRYGNILETFAPVKREVISEKESYTMVKMMEGVLQPGGTGARMRGTYKMQGEMAGKTGTTNDNTDGWFIGYTPKLLAGAWVGCENNFIHFATTGIGQGANTGLPIWAYFMQKVYADNTLKVSAADKFPIPANMTDETYSNFDTNVKPGAEAEDIGNGSESDYNSGAGVEDMYAPADTKPAPPETTKPKDEKPVAPKPKDDNKGIPATPPKAVYPPKRDS, encoded by the coding sequence ATGAAAAAATCGGTGAAAATATTATGGCGTGTAGCGTTTGGTATTTTAGCACTGTTCGTTCTTTTAATTTTATTGGTCAATTTCCGGGTCATTGGCAATATGCCTTCGATGGAGGAGTTGGAGAACCCGCGCGCAGCGCTGGCTTCAGAAGTGATCGCTGATGACGGAACTATTCTGGGTAAATACTATCAGGTAGACCGCTCTAGCAGCGATTATAATGAGATCTCCAAAAATGTGATCAATGCTCTGATTGCAACGGAAGAAACCCGTTTTTACCAAAACTCCGGTATCGACGCCAAAGGCACCATGGCCATTCCCTTCTATCTGCTGATCGGGAAAAAAAGAGGTTCCAGTACTATCACTCAACAGCTGGCCCTCAACCTGCAGGCAGACAACCTGGGTAAACAACGTGCCACCAATCCTTTAAGCAGGGCTTTTCAGAAACTGCAGGAATGGATCATCGCCGTTAAACTGGAAAGAAACTTCACCAAACAGGAGATTCTGACCCTGTATCTCAACACTGTAGCTTTCGGTGACAACGTATATGGTATCGAAAACGGAGCCCGTACTTTCTTCAGTAAAGATGCCGGCCACCTGTCTATCGAAGAGGCTGCCATTCTGGTTGGGATGCTGAAGGGTAACACATTGTACAACCCTCGCCGTAACCCGCAGATGGCCCTGGCCCGTCGTAATACTGTAATCGACAACATGGTGGATGCCAACTTTATCACATCTGCCGAAGCCGCTGCTGCCAAAAGCAAACCCATTGTATTACACTATAACAAAATAGACCATAACAAGGGATTGGCTCCCTACTTCCGGGAAGTGCTGCGTGATGAGGTGAAAACCTGGTGTAAAAATCACAACAAAGCCGATGGTACACCGTATAACCTTTATCGTGATGGTCTGAAAATCTATACTACCATCAACCCGCGTATGCAGTTGTATGCAGAAGAAGCAGTGGCCCGCCACCTGCAGACGCTGCAGAAATACCTGTCCAGCCAGCATGATGTGAAATCCGGCAGCGTATGGAAAAAATGGCCACAGTACCTCGACAAATACACCAAAGAGTCTGATCGTTATAAGGCCATGAAAGACGATGAGGCTTCTGATGAAGAAATCACCAAAGCATTCAACACCCCTACCAAAATGAAGGTGTTTGCCTGGAAAAGTTTCTCAGAACCTGATCTGAATGAAATGGACACTGTCATGACGCCGCTGGACTCCATTAAATATATGCGTGCCGTATTACAGGCAGGCTTTATGGCTATGGACCCGGAAAGCGGAGAGGTGAAAGCCTGGGTAGGCGGACCGGATTTCCGTTACTTTAAAAATGACCACGTAGCGAAAACCCGCCGTCAGGTTGGTTCTACCTTTAAACCATTCCTGTATTGCTTTGCTATCATGAATGGTATGTCGCCTAGTACCATGCTGCCTAATGAGCCTATCACCATTGGCAACTGGACACTGACCCGCAACTCCGAAGGAAGTGTAGGTGGAAGTATTTCCATGGCAGGTGCGCTGGCCAGGTCACTCAACCTGGTATCGGCTTACCTGATCAAACAAATCGGCGCCAAAGCTTTTGCAGACTTTGCACAGAATAAGATAGGTTTCACCAGCAAAATTGAACCGTATCCTTCTATTGCGCTCGGGGTTTCCGAAATATCCCTGTATGAAATGCTGCAGGCTTACACCATGTTCCCTGCCAGAGGTATCAATACCAAACCGATTTATATCACCCGCATCGAAGACCGATATGGTAATATCCTGGAAACATTTGCTCCGGTAAAACGTGAAGTGATCAGTGAGAAGGAATCCTATACCATGGTGAAAATGATGGAAGGCGTATTACAGCCCGGCGGTACCGGTGCCCGTATGCGCGGCACCTACAAAATGCAGGGAGAAATGGCCGGTAAAACCGGTACCACCAACGATAACACTGATGGCTGGTTTATCGGTTACACCCCCAAACTGCTGGCGGGCGCCTGGGTAGGTTGCGAAAACAACTTTATCCATTTTGCTACCACCGGTATCGGACAGGGTGCTAATACCGGTTTGCCGATCTGGGCCTACTTCATGCAAAAGGTATATGCAGATAATACCCTGAAAGTCAGTGCTGCCGATAAATTCCCGATTCCGGCCAACATGACCGATGAGACGTATTCCAACTTCGATACTAACGTGAAGCCAGGTGCTGAAGCTGAAGATATCGGCAATGGTTCTGAATCTGACTATAATTCCGGCGCCGGCGTAGAAGATATGTATGCTCCGGCAGACACCAAGCCTGCTCCTCCGGAAACGACGAAACCGAAAGATGAAAAGCCGGTAGCGCCGAAGCCTAAAGATGATAATAAAGGAATACCTGCTACCCCTCCCAAAGCAGTATATCCTCCAAAAAGAGATAGTTAA
- the porW gene encoding type IX secretion system periplasmic lipoprotein PorW/SprE, with amino-acid sequence MAQIKPRNPAQQQPSQQQPQPQSNQANKPVVKPLFKPKERVVQDRRPPSEVMLEKKPWNFKRKFFQNLATRYNYYFHARVKLDKVVKTVNRDGQDNYNVLLPFYPTTLQSKGYSKTELDSVIEKTNMAIQLHDPRGKWIDDCFLLMGRAYFYEGDLENANKTFQYINLTFAPRKKSEYKTVVGASENDHISIASREKRKGFFGRFKHISARNDAFLWRAKTLLEQKEYDEVQALLNILSTDPNFPHRLDGGLAEVRAYSNYIQGRYPETIEPLKMAIDKSRDRVAKARMSFILGQLYLQQQHPDSAMEQFRDVISRKPDPMMDFQSRIQIAKINAKKEGGLAQSQEGLRHMLRKERFTHFRDAIYYTMGTLAYPADAEAALGYLQKSLKAGGDNMVQRTLTYKGIADIYYDQRQYLDAKKYYDSTAGAMTPDFVDAANVNVRKAVLTDVAAKLAIIRREDSLQRIAAMPESDRNIFLAKMAATLKTAAAEKKKNDAMQAANPYDNPTFGMNNNGAYNPKEEKGDWYFYNQGSKSAGYSEFKRRWGNRAVGDNWRRSQTGTINLANNNNAPTETTGPTATTPENLPPDSITGERLAQGLPLTPEKLNASRKLDQDARFDLGKLYYDKLENYPLAIETYDSLLLKYPDHPRKPEILYSLYVWHGKLNHAAEVARYKDLILKQYANTNYADIIRSGGNRDVDLARKKIISATYDSAYTAFRDGDNATALAIKRRADSTYGVNFMQSKFDLLEAMVLVKSDTLIGVDSTQASRKVIVAVMNKYPGDEGVRRQTQALLDALDHRNELVNYLAKLEIKKDVNGAPMVDENISMRYPWQNPQPVLVDKLNAAKAAAKLDSARISDKIAGVVPNAPIATVAPPKPITPYKLSAANPHFVVLSFQRVSKELMDEGLNQFTRYNASKHATDKIEVGSFVLSPSETMLIFRLFPNEDKALNYFDEIREEASTNIIPRIRPSEYSIFVISRDNFILLNSTKDLIGYRKFFADNYVTQ; translated from the coding sequence ATGGCACAAATCAAGCCCCGTAATCCGGCACAACAGCAGCCATCGCAGCAGCAACCGCAGCCCCAGAGCAATCAGGCTAACAAGCCGGTTGTCAAACCCCTCTTTAAACCCAAAGAGCGTGTGGTACAGGACCGTCGTCCCCCGTCTGAAGTGATGCTGGAAAAAAAGCCCTGGAATTTTAAGCGCAAGTTCTTCCAGAACCTGGCGACCCGTTATAACTATTATTTCCACGCCCGGGTAAAACTGGATAAAGTAGTGAAAACCGTCAACCGCGACGGTCAGGATAATTATAACGTATTACTGCCGTTTTATCCTACCACCCTGCAAAGCAAAGGGTATAGCAAAACAGAACTCGACTCTGTTATCGAAAAAACCAATATGGCCATCCAGCTCCACGACCCCAGAGGGAAGTGGATAGATGACTGTTTCCTGCTGATGGGCCGAGCCTATTTCTATGAAGGAGACCTGGAAAATGCCAATAAAACCTTCCAGTATATCAACCTCACCTTCGCTCCCCGGAAAAAATCCGAATATAAAACCGTGGTAGGCGCCAGTGAAAATGATCATATCTCCATCGCTTCCAGAGAAAAAAGAAAAGGTTTCTTTGGCCGCTTCAAACATATATCTGCCCGTAACGATGCCTTTCTCTGGAGAGCCAAGACCCTCCTCGAACAGAAAGAATACGACGAGGTACAGGCCCTGCTGAATATCCTCAGTACAGACCCCAATTTCCCGCACCGCCTGGACGGCGGCCTCGCGGAAGTGCGCGCCTATAGCAACTATATCCAGGGCAGATACCCTGAGACGATAGAACCGCTGAAAATGGCCATCGATAAAAGCCGCGACCGGGTAGCTAAAGCCAGGATGTCTTTTATCCTCGGTCAGCTCTACCTGCAGCAACAGCACCCTGATTCCGCCATGGAGCAGTTCAGAGATGTAATCAGCCGCAAACCGGACCCCATGATGGACTTCCAGTCCCGCATCCAGATCGCTAAAATCAATGCGAAAAAAGAAGGGGGCCTGGCCCAAAGCCAGGAAGGCCTGCGGCATATGCTGAGAAAAGAACGCTTTACCCATTTCCGCGACGCGATCTACTATACCATGGGCACTCTCGCTTATCCAGCTGATGCAGAAGCAGCACTGGGATACCTTCAGAAGTCCCTCAAGGCAGGTGGTGATAATATGGTGCAGCGTACCCTCACCTACAAAGGCATCGCAGATATCTACTACGACCAGCGCCAGTACCTGGACGCCAAAAAATATTACGATAGTACCGCCGGTGCCATGACACCCGACTTTGTCGATGCAGCCAATGTCAATGTCCGTAAGGCAGTGCTCACAGACGTAGCTGCCAAGCTGGCCATTATCCGCCGGGAAGACAGTCTGCAGCGCATCGCCGCCATGCCCGAATCCGACCGGAATATCTTCCTCGCCAAAATGGCCGCTACCCTGAAAACAGCTGCCGCCGAGAAGAAAAAAAATGATGCCATGCAGGCCGCCAATCCGTACGACAATCCCACCTTCGGGATGAACAACAACGGCGCCTACAACCCCAAAGAAGAAAAAGGGGACTGGTACTTCTATAACCAGGGCAGCAAGTCGGCCGGATACTCCGAATTTAAACGCCGCTGGGGTAACAGGGCCGTAGGGGATAACTGGCGCCGCAGCCAGACCGGCACCATCAACCTGGCTAATAACAACAACGCCCCCACGGAAACTACCGGCCCCACCGCCACGACACCGGAAAATCTGCCCCCGGACAGTATTACCGGCGAACGGCTGGCACAAGGCCTCCCACTGACACCTGAGAAATTGAATGCTTCCCGCAAACTGGACCAGGATGCCCGTTTTGACCTCGGCAAGCTGTATTACGATAAACTCGAAAATTATCCGCTGGCCATAGAAACATACGATTCCCTGCTGCTCAAATACCCCGACCATCCGCGTAAACCGGAGATTTTATACTCCCTCTACGTATGGCACGGAAAACTGAACCACGCAGCGGAAGTCGCCCGCTACAAAGACCTGATACTGAAACAGTACGCCAATACCAACTACGCGGATATTATCCGCTCCGGTGGTAACAGGGATGTGGACCTGGCCAGAAAAAAAATCATCAGCGCCACCTACGATTCTGCCTATACGGCTTTCCGTGATGGAGACAACGCTACTGCTCTGGCTATTAAACGCCGTGCTGATTCTACCTATGGTGTTAATTTCATGCAGAGTAAATTCGACCTGCTGGAAGCCATGGTCCTGGTGAAATCAGACACGCTGATCGGCGTAGACTCTACCCAGGCTTCCCGTAAGGTGATTGTGGCAGTGATGAACAAATATCCCGGTGATGAAGGTGTCCGCCGCCAAACGCAGGCTCTCCTGGACGCACTGGACCACCGCAATGAGCTGGTTAACTACCTCGCGAAGCTGGAAATCAAAAAAGATGTGAATGGAGCCCCGATGGTAGATGAAAATATCTCCATGCGTTATCCCTGGCAAAATCCGCAGCCGGTGCTCGTAGATAAACTCAACGCCGCCAAAGCTGCTGCAAAACTCGATTCTGCCCGCATCTCCGATAAAATAGCCGGTGTGGTGCCTAACGCTCCGATTGCAACTGTGGCGCCGCCCAAGCCGATAACACCGTATAAACTGTCTGCCGCCAACCCCCACTTTGTGGTGCTGTCTTTCCAGCGCGTTTCCAAAGAGCTGATGGATGAAGGCCTGAACCAGTTTACCCGATACAATGCCTCCAAACATGCTACCGATAAAATAGAAGTGGGCAGTTTTGTATTGTCACCTTCTGAAACAATGCTTATTTTCCGCTTATTCCCGAACGAAGACAAGGCACTGAACTATTTCGATGAAATCCGCGAAGAGGCTTCCACGAATATTATTCCACGGATCAGGCCGTCTGAGTACTCCATATTTGTGATCTCCCGGGATAATTTCATTCTGCTCAACAGTACTAAAGACCTTATCGGTTACCGGAAGTTTTTTGCAGATAATTATGTAACACAATAA
- a CDS encoding bactofilin family protein produces MFNNKSNSKGDNKTMLPTSTVNIIGSGTTIQGDIVCEGDIRIDGQVNGLVSTKAKIVVGPEGDIIGDLVCQSADILGKVTGIIRVDELLFLKGNALVKGDVYTAHFEMEPSAKFNGRCYMGDEVPENNKHGKSVLQEAE; encoded by the coding sequence ATGTTTAATAACAAATCAAACTCTAAGGGTGACAACAAGACCATGTTACCAACTTCCACTGTGAACATTATCGGCAGTGGCACTACTATCCAGGGAGATATCGTATGCGAGGGTGATATCCGTATAGATGGACAAGTAAACGGACTGGTATCAACCAAAGCTAAGATTGTAGTAGGTCCGGAAGGTGATATTATCGGCGACCTGGTATGTCAGAGTGCAGACATCCTGGGTAAGGTGACCGGTATTATCAGAGTGGACGAACTGCTGTTCCTGAAAGGGAATGCGCTTGTAAAAGGCGATGTATACACCGCTCATTTTGAAATGGAGCCTAGCGCCAAGTTCAATGGTCGCTGCTACATGGGCGATGAGGTGCCTGAAAACAATAAACATGGAAAATCCGTCCTCCAGGAAGCCGAATAA
- a CDS encoding AtpZ/AtpI family protein produces the protein MENPSSRKPNNRNPLLRYAGLAFQMMATLGLGVFAGYKLDQKIGWRFPVFLIIFSLLALAILLWQIIKDTRR, from the coding sequence ATGGAAAATCCGTCCTCCAGGAAGCCGAATAATCGTAATCCGTTACTACGCTATGCCGGGCTGGCGTTTCAGATGATGGCCACATTAGGATTAGGCGTATTTGCAGGGTACAAACTGGACCAGAAAATTGGCTGGCGGTTTCCTGTATTCCTGATCATTTTTTCTTTATTGGCTTTAGCCATACTTTTGTGGCAAATTATAAAAGACACCCGTCGGTAA
- a CDS encoding SprT-like domain-containing protein, translated as MKKEAPLHALASYLPDGTFEQVMEFLHMYKVHLTITRERQSILGDYRHPDGNGKGHRISINGSLNKYSFLLTLLHEIAHLTTFNKYANRVLAHGKEWKHEYSVILRDFVGKNYLPHDVEQAVRKSMMNPAASSCSDENLMRVLRNYDAKKETHFLVEQLPPNQLFKTKDGRIFRKGERIRKRYRCEEVASKRIYLFSPLYEVEPVD; from the coding sequence GTGAAAAAAGAGGCGCCTCTGCATGCATTAGCGTCCTATTTACCCGATGGCACCTTTGAGCAGGTGATGGAATTTCTGCACATGTACAAAGTGCACCTTACCATCACGCGCGAAAGGCAAAGCATACTGGGTGACTACCGTCATCCAGACGGAAATGGAAAAGGACACCGTATCAGCATCAACGGATCGCTGAACAAATATTCTTTTCTCCTTACCCTGCTCCACGAAATCGCTCATCTCACCACCTTCAACAAATACGCTAACCGGGTACTGGCACATGGAAAAGAATGGAAACACGAATATTCCGTCATCCTGCGTGATTTTGTGGGAAAAAATTACCTCCCGCATGATGTAGAGCAGGCCGTCCGGAAAAGCATGATGAATCCCGCTGCCAGTTCCTGCTCCGATGAAAACCTCATGCGGGTACTCCGGAATTACGATGCCAAAAAAGAAACTCATTTTCTAGTAGAACAACTTCCACCGAACCAGCTCTTTAAAACCAAAGACGGCCGCATCTTCCGCAAAGGGGAAAGAATAAGAAAACGCTACCGCTGTGAAGAGGTAGCGTCTAAACGTATTTATCTGTTCAGCCCCTTGTATGAGGTAGAACCAGTCGACTGA
- a CDS encoding M20/M25/M40 family metallo-hydrolase gives MKKSLLLMLLAGGMSAAYAQDTIPNAVSIQQTVNYLASDKLKGRGTDEKGGRTASRYVARQFKKLGLKPVNGNSYFQDFTFDRNAHKNIPSRNVLALLDNGAARTIIIGAHYDHLGTAGLFDGKYPIGQIHNGADDNASGVAGLLELARHYVKNAGKEPFNFLFIAFGGEELGLQGSKYYTAHPLMPLDKVHFMLNMDMIGRYNPERGIGIGGFGSAQEWPEVFKDVQQPGIKYFTDAAGKGASDHHNFYMNKVPVLFFHTGGHDDYHKPTDDANKLQAAAEAGILQLGIQLINRAMTFGELHYVGEK, from the coding sequence ATGAAGAAAAGCTTGTTATTGATGTTGCTGGCAGGTGGAATGTCAGCGGCCTATGCGCAGGACACCATTCCGAATGCAGTCAGCATTCAGCAGACCGTTAATTATCTCGCCTCCGACAAACTGAAAGGAAGAGGTACCGACGAAAAAGGTGGAAGAACAGCCAGCCGTTATGTGGCCCGGCAGTTTAAAAAACTGGGCCTGAAGCCGGTGAATGGCAACAGTTATTTCCAGGATTTTACTTTCGACCGGAATGCCCATAAAAATATTCCCAGCCGTAACGTATTGGCATTGCTGGATAACGGTGCCGCCCGTACGATCATCATTGGCGCTCACTACGATCACCTGGGTACTGCTGGCCTGTTTGATGGTAAATATCCCATTGGACAGATCCACAACGGCGCTGATGACAACGCTTCCGGAGTGGCAGGCCTGCTCGAACTGGCACGTCATTATGTGAAAAATGCCGGAAAAGAGCCTTTTAACTTCCTGTTTATTGCTTTTGGAGGGGAAGAGCTGGGCCTGCAGGGTTCTAAATACTATACCGCCCACCCATTGATGCCGCTGGATAAAGTACATTTTATGCTGAACATGGATATGATTGGCCGGTACAATCCTGAAAGAGGCATTGGTATTGGTGGTTTCGGCAGTGCGCAGGAGTGGCCGGAAGTATTTAAGGACGTGCAGCAACCGGGCATTAAATATTTCACAGACGCGGCCGGCAAAGGGGCTTCCGACCATCACAACTTCTATATGAACAAGGTGCCGGTCCTGTTTTTCCATACCGGCGGGCATGACGACTACCATAAGCCGACGGATGATGCCAATAAGTTACAGGCTGCTGCAGAAGCGGGAATCCTGCAACTGGGCATACAGCTGATCAACAGGGCGATGACATTTGGTGAATTACACTATGTAGGCGAAAAATAA
- the yidC gene encoding membrane protein insertase YidC, with protein MDRNSVIGFLLLGVLLVGYIFFNQKQQVNIAKEKARQDSIANLNKPKAPVADSLTLAGNGGTLDSAHQAQLAGEFGLFAAAAVAPVQTTVMENDDVKVTFSNKGGQPVSVQLKKFKTSEGGPLMLAQGSFNRLSVEVPASANKVLSSSDLFFTAGQVQKQADGAQSISYRLNTTNPAIYLEFVYSIKPGSYIVDYNVHAVGFQNILPGNQNYLTLQWNSQNDKQEHDMENERLNNQVHYMFSNDKHDYFTLQRTSHEKLDNKLKWISVKQQFFNTTLIAKNGSFDAADVNTKVPQSGNIVGQAFTSLQIPYNRANDFSFPIEIYYGPNHYKTLKSFDLGLEKIIPLGSGIFAFVKYVNKWIIIPVFNFLSGFIGNYGLIIILLTIFIRLLIAPFTYQSYVSQAKMKVLKPEIDELRAKYGDDQQGFGVEQMKLFKSAGVNPLGGCLPALLQLPILVAMYSFFPSSIELRQESFLWAKDLSTYDSILNLPFNIPFYGNHVSLFTILMTITSLILAFYNRGMTDQSNPVMKYMPYMMPIMLLGIFNRLAAALTFYYFLSNVISILLQWVLQTFVINHAKIHAQIQENKKKPVSKSKWQEKLEEVQRRQQSMQQQQKKK; from the coding sequence ATGGATAGAAATTCGGTTATTGGGTTTTTACTGTTGGGTGTTTTACTGGTTGGATATATTTTCTTTAACCAGAAACAGCAGGTAAATATCGCCAAGGAGAAAGCCCGGCAAGATTCCATCGCTAATCTTAACAAGCCTAAAGCACCAGTTGCTGACTCTCTGACACTTGCGGGTAACGGTGGAACGCTGGATTCGGCTCACCAGGCCCAACTGGCCGGAGAATTCGGCCTTTTTGCCGCTGCTGCGGTAGCACCGGTGCAAACTACCGTTATGGAAAATGATGATGTAAAAGTCACTTTCTCCAATAAAGGTGGTCAGCCTGTTAGTGTTCAATTAAAAAAATTCAAGACTTCTGAAGGAGGTCCTTTAATGCTGGCACAGGGTTCTTTTAACCGCCTTTCCGTGGAAGTGCCTGCCAGCGCTAATAAAGTACTGAGCAGCTCCGACCTGTTTTTTACCGCTGGTCAGGTACAGAAACAGGCTGATGGCGCACAATCTATCAGCTATCGCCTGAACACCACCAACCCGGCTATCTACCTCGAGTTTGTATATTCCATCAAACCAGGTAGCTATATCGTGGATTATAATGTTCATGCGGTTGGTTTCCAGAACATCCTGCCAGGTAATCAGAACTACCTGACCCTGCAATGGAACAGCCAGAACGACAAACAGGAGCATGACATGGAGAACGAGCGCCTCAACAACCAGGTGCACTACATGTTCAGCAACGATAAACACGATTACTTCACCTTACAGCGTACCAGCCACGAAAAACTGGACAACAAGCTGAAATGGATCAGTGTTAAACAACAGTTCTTCAACACCACGCTGATCGCTAAAAACGGCAGTTTCGACGCGGCAGACGTGAACACCAAAGTACCGCAGAGCGGCAACATCGTAGGACAGGCATTTACTTCCCTGCAAATACCTTACAACCGCGCCAATGATTTCTCTTTCCCGATTGAAATCTACTACGGTCCTAACCACTACAAAACCCTGAAGTCTTTTGACCTGGGCCTCGAAAAGATCATCCCGCTGGGCTCTGGTATCTTCGCTTTTGTAAAATATGTGAACAAATGGATCATCATTCCGGTGTTTAACTTCCTGAGCGGATTTATCGGCAACTATGGTCTGATCATTATTCTTCTCACCATCTTCATCCGTCTGCTCATCGCTCCTTTCACCTACCAGAGCTATGTGTCTCAGGCCAAAATGAAAGTGCTGAAACCAGAAATCGACGAGCTGCGCGCCAAATACGGCGACGACCAGCAAGGATTTGGTGTAGAACAGATGAAACTGTTCAAAAGCGCCGGTGTAAACCCACTGGGTGGCTGTTTACCAGCCCTGTTACAGTTACCGATCCTGGTAGCGATGTACAGCTTCTTCCCGTCTTCCATCGAGCTGCGTCAGGAAAGTTTCCTGTGGGCTAAGGATTTGTCTACTTATGACTCTATCCTGAACCTGCCGTTCAACATACCTTTCTATGGTAACCACGTGAGCCTGTTCACCATTCTGATGACCATCACCAGCTTGATCCTGGCCTTCTACAATCGTGGTATGACCGATCAGAGCAATCCGGTGATGAAATACATGCCTTACATGATGCCTATCATGTTGTTGGGTATCTTCAACAGACTGGCTGCTGCACTGACCTTCTACTATTTCCTGTCCAACGTGATCAGTATCCTGCTGCAATGGGTACTGCAGACATTTGTCATCAACCACGCCAAAATCCACGCACAGATCCAGGAAAATAAAAAGAAACCGGTCAGCAAATCCAAATGGCAGGAGAAGCTGGAAGAGGTACAACGCCGCCAGCAGTCAATGCAACAACAACAGAAGAAGAAATAG